The nucleotide sequence caaaaggccacgtatcctatgattctttttatatgaattgtcaaaaatgggaaaattaaCAGAGACATAAAGTAGATTAATGTtatgaagaaatgagaaatggctgtgcacggtggctcacgcctataatcccagcactttgggaggccaaagtgggcagatcacttgcaggtcaggagttcaagaccagcctggccatcatggtgaaaccccatctctactaaaaatacaaaaaaaaaaaaaaaaattagccaggcgtggtggcatgtgcctgtagtcccagctactggggaggctgaggtgagagaatcgcttgaacctgggaggcagaggttgcaataagccaagatcacgccactgcacgccagtctgagtgacaaatcaagacttcatctcaaaaaaaaaaaaaaaaaaaggaaggaaagaaaaagaaatgagaaatgaccACCAGTGGGTATAGGTTTTCTTTATGGAGAGTGATAAAGATGTTCTAAATTGACTGTAGCAGTGGctgtacaactctgtgaacatACGAAAAGCCATTGAATCGTATACTtgaaatgggtgaattatatggtatgtgaattacatctcaataaagttgttactAAAGAAAACCATATACATGGTGTCTGGTGATTGAACAAATTATGCACTTGTTGAAACTTGTGTCTGAGGAAAAACTGTGCTTAATGCACATTCAAGTGTCAAGTTTCAGAGGGACAAAAGGACAGCTGTCATCAGTTAAACGAGCCAAAAACAGTCATCAACCTCAATGTCATTTTGGCTCTTTAATGGATGCCCTAACAACCACCAGCAGCTCTTGGGCATTAGCCACATCGTAAGCCACTTGAAACCTACCATATGCACATTTTATCATTAGCTGGAAGGATCTGTAGAATTCCAAAGTCATCTCTttgattttatagatgaggaaactaatgcTCAGAAAGGGGGTTGATATCTACCGCTGTGAGGCATACAGTAAGTTTCGGGTGAAGCTGGGATCAGAACCTGTTTAGACTTTGCCTCTCTTTTCTTGCAGATACTTTGTAGGACTTCTATGTCCCTCCAACTGGCCTTCCCGTCATGGTCAGGAAAGAAACTCCTCACAGCCTTAGCATCCAAGTCAGGCCATGGGTGAGAGCTGGAAAGGGATCAGGAGGCTGCAATTTCTAGAAGAGGGAGGGGACACCGCGGAGAGAAGATGGGGCCAGATTCCGAGAAGACAGCATAAGCCCCTGTTCCTGTAAGAGTAGGGACGCAAGCAGGGACATAAACGCAAGGGATGAGCCCCAAAGTGTGACCCATGAGACATGATGTCGCATGTGGTCTGGAGCCTGCGGCTACTTCTTCCCATCATATACACAGTTATGAGAACAAGTTGTGAGAACCACCTCCCACCTTACccagctgcccccaccccagaaGCCATGTGATTTTGTCCCCCAGTGCCCTGTGAGTGAGTCACTCCACCCATGGAAACCTCACCCCACCCTGACCTCAAGCAAGGCAAAGAGTGCAGAAGACACGTCCTCTGGTGCTACCAGACCACTCTCACCAACACCCATGACCTCAGTAGGGCTGGGGCCAGCGTGGAGACCACTGGCTGTCCTCACAAAGTGAGGAGCAGGAGACCCTGTCTGAGGAACATGCTCGGGGTTCAGAGCCTGGGCTAGACTGGGATGCAGGTTGAGCAGGAAGTGGATGGCAAGATTAGAGCAACATCTCTCTTTCCCCACTCAGGGAGGAGGGAATGGTCACAGGCACTGACACTCaagaagggccaggcacagttcCAAGCCCTTCACAACAACCCCTAGGGTCTACATGACTACTATCCCAATTGttcagtgaagaaactgaggcacagtgaggCTGAAGAACCCTACCAGTCCACACCGCTGGTGCATAACCGAACTGGCCAAGACTCGGCAGACTGGCGTGCAGGCCCCGCTCTAAGCCCCGCCTCTGCATGCCTCTTACATCCCGCACATGTGATGCTGTGCGTCAGAAGCAAGGAGATGGCCCTGCTGGCCTGATCATCAACACCAGGGCCGGGTCTCGAAGTCCTCAGCGCCCCGTCCTCCTCTGCCTGTGTGTCCTGAGTCCCGAAGCCCCAGCAGCTCTGCTCGGCAGATGAGCCTCTGGCCCTGCTGCTCGCTTCCTGAGGGCTGTCAGTGGGGGGCCGGATGAGGGCTGAGGACAGGGTGGGTGCTCGTGGGAGGGGAGAGCACAAAGGACCTGTGACCACAGCTGGGGGCGGGGCAGGAAGTAGAAGTGATCTGAGTGGTGGCTGGTGCAAGGAGCCACAGTGGGCTGCCTGGGGGGCTGACGCCACCATTCCAGGAGCCTCGGTGAAGAGAGGACATCCGCCTGTGTAGCTGCTTCTCCATACGGGACTCCAGGTAAGGAGAGAGCAGGGACCTGGGGGCCTGGGGCTCTGGGTGGAGGGGAAGAGCCTGATGGAGCAGGAAGTACCGTGACCTAAAAGACAAGACACCTGGGTCACAGACAGCGCCAATCACTAACTCGCTGGGCAGCCCTGTGCccaccctgggcctcagtttcctcttgtaTGAAATGAAGAGGTAGCATGCAGTTTCTAAGGCCCTGCAAGAGCTGACATTAAAACTTctaagaaagatggaaagaggcTCCCTGGGACAGAATACCATGAGAGTCAGGATGAAGGCTGAGTTCCCTGGATTACGGTTATGACCGTGCCCGCCTCCTAGCTGGGATGAGCCCAGGGCCTTTGAAGATTCCCCTGGCCTCTTTGCCTCCCTGGGGCGAGTCATGCTGCCTGGAATTCCACCCTTCAAGTCACACCTTTGGGCAGGGCATGGAGGCTCCAGCTACAATGGGATCTCTCCATAGCCCTCTTGTGTCAGAGCCTGTGGTACCCAAGGGGAAAGACCTTTGAAGAGCTCACCTTGGATAAGGTTAGAGAAAGGAGGTTCCGGATCGTAACAGGCCCAGGTGAGGCCCCAGAAACACCTTAAAATTAGGAAGAACTTTCTAAACAATCGTTGCCCATAGTAGGCAACAGGGGGGCCCCTGTCACTGCTAAAGGCTGCAGAGCTTGGCAGGGAGTGGCAAAGAGGGGAGGGGCAGCAGGAGGGGATCTGAAGAGCAAACTTCGAGGCCTCTCCCCACACAAGATCCAAGGGTGTGGTCAGGTTGGCAGCTTTtcctttgttgtttgtttgtttgtttgtttgtttgtttgttttgggcagagtctcactctgtcacccaggctggagtgcaatggtgcgatcttggctcactgcaacctccgcctcccgggttcaagcgattctcctgtctcagcctcctgagtagctgggattacaggcacctgccaccacgcccagctaatttttgtatttttagtagagagggggtttcgacatgttggccaggctggtctcgaacttttgacctccagtgatccgcccgcctcggcctcccaaagtgttgggattataggtgtgagccaccacacctggccaggtcgGCAGCTTTTATTCTAGAGTTCTTCCATAAAGCTCTGAGGAAGGGCCCCAAagggaaaatgggaagaataGGGGCAATATAGGACCTCATTTCTCTTCCAATTCTGTTAAGGGCtcagtgggagggagagaggttagagagagtgacagagacagagaagcagaGTGAGTCAGGGTGGGCAAAGGGTGGCTTGTTCTGGGGCCAAAAATGACACTTCTCCAGAATGAAGGCTTCCTTAGGTCCCCAGGCCCCTCCCCAAATCTGCTACAGCTactctgtctcctcttctgtggccacagccccctccccaccacccacagTTGTGTCCTGGGGACAGAGTCATCCACCTAGATCCCCATTAGACCTTAGGGGAATTCTAGCAAGGGGCTCCCCTTGGCTGTGTGACCCTGCGCAGGGCTTTTCCCATCTCTGGGCCCATCTGTACAATGTGGGGGCTGAACCAGGCCTATAAGGGACATACCAGCTCTGACATTCATTGAATAATGACTTAAGAGATATCTCAGCTCCTCCCCTTCCATGTGCCCTGATAATCCGTGGCTATGGGGGAAAGGAGCAGTCATCCTCCATCCTTCCACCCATGGCTTCCCAGAGCCCAAGTGCCCCCTGTCTCTGCAGCTCCATGGCGGCCTGCCTGCTCCTCCTGGGCATCCTTCTCCTGCTGCTGCCCCTGCCGGTCCCTGCTCCCTGCCACACAGCCACACGCTCAGAGTGCAAGCGCAGCCACAAGTTTGTGCCCGGTGCATGGCTGGCCGGGGAGGGTGTGGACGTGACCAGCCTCCGCCGCTCGGGCTCCTTCCCAGTAGACACACAAAGGTTCCTGCGGCCCGACGGCACCTGCACCCTCTGTGAAAATGCCCTACAGGAGGGCACCCTCCAGCGCCTGCCCCTGGCACTCACCAACTGGCGGGCCCAGGGCTCTGGCTGCCAGCGCCATGTAACCAGGGCCAAAGTCAGCTCCACTGAAGCTGTGGCCCGGGATGCGGCTCGTAGCATCCGCAACGACTGGAAGGTCGGGCTGGATGTGACTCCCCACCCCGCCGGCAACGTGCATGTGTCTGTGGCCGGCTCACACTCACAGGCAGCCAACTTTGCAGCCCAGAAGACCCACCAGGACCAGTACAGCTTCAGCACTGACACAGTGGAGTGCCGCTTCTACAGGTGAGAGCTGGGGctagggggtggggggctggaaAAGGTGTGAGAAACTCTGGGTGGTCTAGGAGCCCTGGAAAGGCAGAGTCCTCCAATCAAACTTGGAGGCTGCTTCTACCAGGAAGAAACCGCAGTCCCGGCTCccagacttcaggtgattcaGCCCTGTGGCCTCCTCTCATCCACAAGGTCCCCCATCTGAGAGTGCCCAGTGAGACACCAAGTAGAGAGAAAGTGAGTGAGACCATGTCTGAGAGCCAGCAGGGTGCCATTTAGGTCTAGTGAGTACTCAACCCTCCCTTTCCTGGGCACAGCCAGCCTTCCATGGAGTCCTTCCTGGATAGGGACAGAGGCGGGAGACCTGGCCGGGTCATCCTTCCTCATTGCTGTGTAACCTTGAACATCTCActtctctctgagcttcaatcATCCACTCAACCAATACTCACATCTGCCTGTGGCAGGGCCACACTGCTGAGTCACAGCAGTTGCTACCCTAGCCCCTGGGAGTAGGAATTCTGGGACCCAGATGCCACATCTGAGAAAGGCACAGTGTTTGTGGGCCAGCCCCAAGTCACCTGCTCTGATTCCTCAGACCTGGAGGCCACGTTTCCTCCACAGAGAGGCCGAGTATGGCCCAAGCTGTCAGGATCCAGGGCATGTGGGACCCATCCAGAGGGACAGATGGATGAAGGCCACATGACCAGATTCCAAAGTCCAATGGATACCATCAGTGCAGGATCATtgcttttatgttctttttttcttttccttaaaaaaaataattagagatagggtctcactatgttgcccaggctggtctcaaacccctgggctcaagtgatcctcccgcctcagcctcccaaagtgctgtggttacaggcgtgagccactgtgcccggccaggatcattgcttttataataagaaaattaaaaggaaaggaaaaaaaatgttattttgaaaaggaaaagagaaaacacctACACAGAGCACTAAGGTCCCTGACGGGTGAGAGCGGAGGCACCCTGCCAGCCCCATGCCACAGCACTTGCACTCTGGAGGCCCCTGGGTTCCAGTCCTAGTTCTGCCCACTTACGTGTGACCTTGAGCAGTCCTCAAGGAGTTGTTTTATTGAATGGGGGAAATACTATCCCTGGGCCCAGCTGAGGTCTCTCTCTTCTCACAGTTACCATGTGGTACACACTCCCCCGCTGCACCCTGACTTCAAGAGGGCCCTCGGGGACCTGCCCCTCCACTTCAATGCCTCCACCCAGCCCGCCTACCTCAGGCTCATCTCCAACTACGGCACCCACTTCATCCGGGCTGTGGAGCTGGGCGGCCGCATCTCGGCCCTCACTGCCCTGCGCACCTGTGAACTGGCCCTGGAAGGGCTCACGGACGACGAGGTGGATGACTGCCTGAACGTCGAGGCCCAGGTCAACATAGGCGCCCGCGGCAGCTCCTCTGCCGAAGCCAAAGCCTgtgaggagaagaagaagaagcacaAGATGACGGCTTCCTTCCACCAAACCTACCGGGAGCGCCATTCGGAAGTGGTTGGCGGCCATCACACCTCCATTAACGACCTGCTGTTCGGGAGCCAGGCCGGGCCCGAGCAGTACTCAGCCTGGGTGAACTCGCTGCTCGGCAGCCCTGGCCTGGTGGACTACAGCCTGGAACCCCTGCATGTGCTGCTGGACAGCCAGGACCCGCGGCGGGAGGCACTGAGGAGGGCCCTGAGTCAGTACCTGACGGACAGGGCTCGCTGGAGGGACTGCAGCCGGCCGTGCCCACCGGGGCGGCAGAAGAGCCCCCGAGACCCGTGCCAGTGTGTGTGCCATGGCTCAGCGGTCACCACCCAGGACTGCTGCCCTCGACA is from Macaca fascicularis isolate 582-1 chromosome 9, T2T-MFA8v1.1 and encodes:
- the PRF1 gene encoding perforin-1, which gives rise to MAACLLLLGILLLLLPLPVPAPCHTATRSECKRSHKFVPGAWLAGEGVDVTSLRRSGSFPVDTQRFLRPDGTCTLCENALQEGTLQRLPLALTNWRAQGSGCQRHVTRAKVSSTEAVARDAARSIRNDWKVGLDVTPHPAGNVHVSVAGSHSQAANFAAQKTHQDQYSFSTDTVECRFYSYHVVHTPPLHPDFKRALGDLPLHFNASTQPAYLRLISNYGTHFIRAVELGGRISALTALRTCELALEGLTDDEVDDCLNVEAQVNIGARGSSSAEAKACEEKKKKHKMTASFHQTYRERHSEVVGGHHTSINDLLFGSQAGPEQYSAWVNSLLGSPGLVDYSLEPLHVLLDSQDPRREALRRALSQYLTDRARWRDCSRPCPPGRQKSPRDPCQCVCHGSAVTTQDCCPRQRGLAQLEVTFIQAWGLWGDWFTATDAYVKVFFGGQELRTNTQWSNNNPIWSMPLDFGDVLLATGGPLRLQVWDQDSGWDDDLLGTCDQAPKSGSHEARCNLKHGHLKFRYHARCLPHLGGGTCLDYVPQMLLGEPPGNRSGAVW